Proteins from one Salmo salar chromosome ssa07, Ssal_v3.1, whole genome shotgun sequence genomic window:
- the md2l1 gene encoding Mitotic spindle assembly checkpoint protein MAD2A → MTSTLKGITLKGSAELVAEFFSFGINSILYQRGLYPPETFSRVTQYDMSLQLTTDTKLKNYLTNVVSQLKEWLFDCTVQKLVLVITCLETSEVLERWQFDIECDKSAKEISAPREKSIKSIQDEIRSVIRQITATVTFLPLLETACAFDLLVYTDKDLEVPDKWEESGPQIIDQSEEVRLRSFTTSIHKVNSMVVYKRADSA, encoded by the exons ATGACGAGCACACTGAAAGGCATTACCCTGAAAGGCAGCGCTGAGCTTGTGGCCGAGTTTTTCT CATTCGGTATCAACAGCATCCTGTACCAGCGAGGGCTCTACCCTCCGGAGACGTTCTCCCGAGTCACCCAGTATGACATGAGCCTTCAACTCACCACTGACACAAAGCTGAAAAACTACCTGACCAACGTTGTGTCACAGCTCAAAG AGTGGCTGTTTGACTGCACAGTGCAGAAGCTGGTCCTTGTTATCACATGTCTGGAGACTAGTGAGGTGCTGGAACGGTGGCAGTTTGACATTGAGTGTGACAAGAGTGCAAAGGAGATCAG CGCTCCCAGGGAGAAGTCCATCAAGTCCATCCAGGATGAGATTCGCTCAGTCATCAGACAGATCACTGCCACTGTCACCTTCCTACCCCTGCTGGAGACTGCct GTGCCTTTGACCTCCTCGTCTACACCGACAAGGACCTAGAGGTGCCCGACAAATGGGAGGAGTCGGGCCCCCAGATCATCGACCAATCGGAGGAGGTTCGTCTGCGCTCCTTCACCACCTCCATCCACAAGGTCAACAGCATGGTGGTCTACAAGAGGGCAGACTCAGCCTAG